The genomic stretch TATTGAGCATAATGATCATCTTTATCAGTTTATCGATAACCCTAAAGCTCAGAAAAAGCTGGTAGATAATCTGTTAAAGCAAAAATCGGTATGCTTTGATACAGAAACCACTTCACTGAATGAGCTTGAAGCAGAATTGGTAGGAATGAGCTTCTCCTATAAAAAAGGATTAGCCTATTATATCCCTTTATCTGAAAACAGAGAAGAAGTTTTGCAAACCCTTGAGATCTTCAGACCGTTTTTTGAAAAAGAAGATCTGTTGAAAATCGCTCACAATTTAAAATTTGATTATAAAATATTAAAACAGTACGACATCACCGTGAAAGGGGCGATGTTCGATACTATGATTGCCCATTACCTGCTGAATCCTGACGGAAGACACGGTATGGATTATCTTTCTGAAGTATATCTGAACTATAAACCTGTTTCCATTGAAACCATCATTGGAAAGAAAGGAAAAAAACAGGGAACCTTCAGAGATGCAGACCTTAGAACCCAGACAGATTATGCTGCCGAAGATGCAGATATAACTTTCCAGTTGTATGAACTGTTTGCTCCACAATTGAAAAAAGAAAATCTGGAAGAGCTTTTCTTCAATATTGAAATGCCCCTGATGGAAGTTCTGGCGAAAATGGAACTTGCCGGGATTTCTTTAGATGAAAAATGGCTGGCTCAGGAAAGTATTGACCTTGAAAATGACCTGAGAGAGCTTGAAAAAACGATTTTCGAACTTTCAGAAGAAGAATTCAATATGAATTCACCTAAGCAGTTAGGAGAAATTCTGTTTGAAAAAATGCAGCTTGACCCTAAAGCCAAGAAGACCAAAACAGGACAGTACGCTACTTCGGAAGATGTCCTTCAAAAACTGGCTTCAAAGCATGAGATCATCAAACATATTCTGGAATACAGAACCTATCAGAAATTAAAATCAACCTACGTAGATGCATTGCCATCACAGATTGATAAATTAGATAACAGAGTACACACCAACTTCTCTCAAACCACAGCGGCAACAGGTCGTCTGGCAAGTGTGAATCCGAACCTTCAGAATATTCCGATCCGGACCTTGAGAGGGCAACAGATCCGTGGGGCCTTTGTTTCCGGAGAAGGCAAGAAGATTATTTCTGCCGACTACTCGCAGATAGAACTTCGTCTGATTGCTGAAATCTCAGGAGAAGACAATATGATTAAAGCATTTCAGGACGGAGAAGATATTCACGCTTCCACTGCGGCAAAACTCTTTAAAGTTCCTTTGGCTGAAGTTTCAAAAACTCAGAGAAGCCAGGCTAAAACGGTAAACTTCGGAATTATTTACGGGCAGGGAGCTTTTGCTTTAGCTGAGCAAACCGGATTATCCCGTACAGAAGCTAAGCAGATGATTGAAGCCTATTTCGAAACCTATCCGAAACTGAAAGAATATATGGCGGAACAGGTGAACAAAGCCCGTCAGATGGGATATGTTGAAACCATTCTGGGAAGAAAACGTCATTTAAAAGATATTAATTCCAATAATTTCGTAGTGAGAGGCCACGCAGAAAGAAACGCGGTAAATGCTCCGGTACAGGGAAGTGCAGCCGATATCGTGAAAATCGCTATGATTAAAATAGACCGTGAACTGGAAGAACAGCAATTGAAAACAAAAATGCTGCTTCAGGTACATGACGAATTGGTATTTGAAGCTCCGGCAGATGAAATTGAAGCCGCTTCAAAACTTATCAAAACCGAAATGGAAAATGCCTTGAAAACGCAAGTTCCGTTATTGGTGGAAATAGGAGTAGGAGATAATTGGCTGGAAGCTCATTAATAGACTAAACTTACTTGAATAATAAAATAAAACTTCTGCTTACGGGCGGAAGTTTTTATTTTTTAAATGTAAGAGAAAAATAGATAACAATCCAAGAACAAGAGAAGGAATAAAAGAAAGTGAAACAGTATAATAGATTTCCGTTTCAAAATCATAAGTGCTCCAGGATGATTCCCGATCTACAAAAATGGAATAGTCCCAGAATATCCAGATCAGAACTAATAATAAGAACTGAATGAAAGCCCTGACATAAATATTTTTAATAAAGAAAAGAACACTAAAAATAACAGACAAAAAAACACCTGTAAGAGCTGACATAAATGTAGCATCCTCAAAAAAGCTGCAGCTCAGACATCCACTGGACATATTATCAGAAAATTTGCCCATAGACCAATAGAACTGGAGCATCGTTATTATGGAAATAATGACAATACTAATGGAAAGTCTTTTTAAAATTGGTAGATATCGACGGAATTTAGATGATTCAGTAGTATTCAAAATGAGTATTGGTAATTAATTTAGATCAAAAAATTATTAAAAAAATAATTCACCATTCATTCGTTTTACAGGTTTTCCAGGTTTATGGTATTCCCAGCCGAGTGCAATAGCTTCCATAATTTTGGATTCTATAAGATTAGGCGTTATTTCCATAGATTCCCGCCCATAAGATACAGATCTACCGAAACCTACATTAATGAGTAGAATTTGACCTTCATTTTCATGCTGAACAGGAATTTCATATTCACTATTATGTTTTTCATTGTGCAAAATCTTCTTCTTTATTTTCCAATAAAAGATTTCACGAGCAACAATGATCTTTCTGAGTCCTTTTTTTGCGATGGCCATGGTGTATTTCTTTTATATTGTCAGATAAAAACAAGGCTGTAAAGAAAATACAGCCAGTTTTATGAGATAAGATTAGATATCACCGTATGATATTCAATCAGTATTTAAACATCAAACTCAATTTCACCAATATAATACAGCTTGTTTTCCTCTCCGTCTACAGAAACAGGATTAGGAATTACAAACCTGCTGGCAAAAACAATAGTGTTTACCGGAGTATCCAGGCTCAGATCATTAAGCTTTTGTTCAAGAATAGGAAGCCATTGGTCTGCATAAGAATATTCCGAAAATTTTTCAACCAATCCTAATCTTTCATCTTCAAAACCATATTCTATAAAGTCATCATCAAACCACTTGATGTTCTGAGACTCTGCAAATTTTGAAACATACTGATCGTCATTTTCTTCTTCCAGATAATAATTTTCATCCTCTTCTACGAAAGCATAAAATTCTTCTTCATTTTTAAAATACCCCAGCCAGAAGTGAGAAATTTCTTTGTCCATAATGTATTGTTTGTTGTATTATTTACTATAATTATTTAGAATGAGTTTTCCTGTTATAGGTTATCAATCTCTATCAAACTTTCACAGGCTCATTTTCAGTTGAAAAGTAGATTCAAATACTTACTTTTCCATTTGAAAGTGTAATATTACAAAAGTTTTCCGTTACATCTGTTTTTTTAGGAACAGTACACAAAGTCTGGGCATCAAAAATAGTTCCGTAAAAGTTTTTATTGTAAATTTATTCTATCATTAAATTTTGAAAATGGAATTTCTACAGGATCATTATGTGGTTAAGAATGAATTGTTACTGATCTTCATTTCCGTAGTCCTCGGATTACTGATTGGTGCTGAACGTGAGTATCGTAATAAATCAGCTGGCTTGCGTACTTTTATTCTGGTTTGTTTTGGAGCCTGCCTGTTTACAATCCTTTCCATTAAAATTGGAGTTGCTAATCCAGATCGTCTGGCCGCCAATATCATCACCGGAATTGGTTTTTTGGGAGCCGGAGTAATATTTAAAGGTGAAAATAAGATTGAAGGAATCACCACAGCCACTACCATTTGGGCAACAGCTTCTATAGGAATGGCAGTAGGCTCCGGATATGTCTACTTTTCTCTTTTGGGAACAGCTTTGGTGCTTATTATTCTAAGTGCATTAACCTATCTGCAAAGTTTTATTGATAATTACAACAAGATCAGGGAATATAAGGTAGGCGTAACGAATTCAGCAGATTTAAAACATTGTGAGGAGCTTTTTAAGAAACATCATTTAAAATATCTGCTTATCAAGCAACAATACACACAGGGAAATATCACTGCAACCTGGAGGCTGACCGGTAAGAATACCCATCATGAAGGATTGATGAAAGATCTGGTTGATGATGCAAAGATTATAGCCTATCAGTTTTAGAATAAAGCAAAAAAATAAAGGCCGAAGCCTTTATTTTATTTTTTCTTAAATATATACAGGTCTTTGTTAGGTCCGTCAATTTCCTTTCCTTCCATATCAAGCTGGATAAGCATATTTTCACCAACTTTATATTTATAGTTTGCTGTTTTACCTTTTAAGGTGATCATACTTCCTGTGGCATCCCATGTGAAAGATCCTTTGTCTTCATTTTTTGATTTTCTTTCCAGATATTCTTCTGTAATGCTGAAAGTCTTATCATTATTCAGTGTTAACGAAGTCTTGATTCCTGGGCAGTCTGCACATGGAACCACTGCTTCATAAGTCCCATTCCAATCCAAAGCATTTTCAGAAGTATCTCCCTTTGCGCTTGTGACAGGATGAGCTGTACTGTCTGTAGCCGTTGGCTGAGCAGTTGCTGAAGAATCTGTCACTGAAGTTTTGGTATCAACAGTCTCTTTTTTAGAACAAGAAGCAAGGAATAAAGCGGCTCCAATTCCAAGGATAAGTGTTTTGTTTTTCATCGTAATAATTAATTTAAGTATGTTTTTTAAACTGACAAACTTTAATCAAAAACTGAGCCAATAGGATGATGGAGAGTGGGAGAGGATGAGTGATTGTGAGAAAAGAAGAGATATCATTAGTCAATTGTGAACAGTCGATCTGTTCACTTGTCATTTTTCAGATCAACAGCAATTCAGCATTCAATTTGCCAAGCTAAAATCATTATTCATATTTTTACCCTTGTTTTATTGGGCCTATTCTTATTTTTCTTCGTAAATTCGGGCAAAATTTTGATTATGACAAAAAAGATACTTTTATCCGTATTTCTTTTGCCGGCTGCAATGGCATTTGCACAACAATATGGTGGAATGTGGATTCCTACAGAACTGAATGAAAAGGAAATGAAGGATTTGGGAATGAAAATCTCTGCAAAAGATATTTTCAATCCTCAAAAGCCGAGCATAAAGGATGCTGTGGTACAGTTTAACGGCGGGTGTACTGCAGAGATCATCTCTCCAAAAGGATTGCTGCTGACTAACCACCACTGTGGATTTGGTCAGATCCAGGCTCATTCTACTGTTCAGAACGACCTTCTTTCCAATGGTTTCTGGGCTAAAAATATGAACGGAGAACTTCCTAACCCAGGAGTAAAAGTAGACTTTATTGTAGATATAAAAGATGTGAGTTCCCAGATTTTAGAAGGAACAGATCATCTTACAGAACCTGAGCTTACTAAAAAGATCAATAACAATATTGAAGTTTATAAAAACTCTCAGAAAATTGAATCTTACCAATCGATTATGATCAAGCCGATGTACTATGGAAACAAGTACTATGCTTACACCATCGAAACTTATAAAGATATTCGTCTTGTGGGGGCACCGCCTCAAAGCATCGGGAAATTCGGAAGTGATACAGACAACTGGGTTTGGCCTAGACATACAGGAGATTTCTCAATGTTCAGAATCTATGCAGATAAAGATAACAAGCCTGCAGAATATTCAAAAGACAACGTACCTTACGTTCCAAAACATTATTTACCGGTTTCTATCAAGGATAAGAACGAAAACGATTTCACATTTGTATTTGGATTTCCGGGAAAAACTACAGAATATCTTCCGGCAGTAGCAGTAGAAAAAATCATGAACGAAATTGATCCTGCAAAAATTGCTGTACGTGATGTAGCCCTAAAAACATTGGACGAAAAAATGCGTGTAGATAACGAAACACGTATTAAATATGCTTCCAAATATGCATCTGTAGCCAATTATTGGAAAAAATGGATTGGTGAAGTGGAAGGATTAAAAAAATCCAATGCAGTAGAGAAAAAAGTAATGTATGAAGGTTCTTTAGTTTCTAAAAACCCTGAAGTTAAAACAACTTTAGATC from Chryseobacterium indologenes encodes the following:
- the polA gene encoding DNA polymerase I, yielding MDATQDKRLFLIDAYAMIFRGYYALIRNPRLTSTGLDTSAIFGFTNSLIELIRREKPTHLAVVFDVGRASVRTDDFADYKANRSETPEAIKIAVPYIHRILEGMHIPILGVEGYEADDVIGTIACKAEKEGYTTFMVTPDKDFAQLVTDKIKIYKPGLKGGDIEILGVEEVKAKYEIEDPKQVIDYLAMMGDAVDNIPGLEGVGEKTAMKFLKEFGSIENLLANTDKLKGKLKEKVEASAERGILSKKLATIICDAPIEFHQEQYDLETPDFEKVKEVFEEIEFRRLYENLYRAFAPAATETLVVSEVEVKQTQTGTEVKGQVMQLDLFANFEELDQATSTKSSIEHNDHLYQFIDNPKAQKKLVDNLLKQKSVCFDTETTSLNELEAELVGMSFSYKKGLAYYIPLSENREEVLQTLEIFRPFFEKEDLLKIAHNLKFDYKILKQYDITVKGAMFDTMIAHYLLNPDGRHGMDYLSEVYLNYKPVSIETIIGKKGKKQGTFRDADLRTQTDYAAEDADITFQLYELFAPQLKKENLEELFFNIEMPLMEVLAKMELAGISLDEKWLAQESIDLENDLRELEKTIFELSEEEFNMNSPKQLGEILFEKMQLDPKAKKTKTGQYATSEDVLQKLASKHEIIKHILEYRTYQKLKSTYVDALPSQIDKLDNRVHTNFSQTTAATGRLASVNPNLQNIPIRTLRGQQIRGAFVSGEGKKIISADYSQIELRLIAEISGEDNMIKAFQDGEDIHASTAAKLFKVPLAEVSKTQRSQAKTVNFGIIYGQGAFALAEQTGLSRTEAKQMIEAYFETYPKLKEYMAEQVNKARQMGYVETILGRKRHLKDINSNNFVVRGHAERNAVNAPVQGSAADIVKIAMIKIDRELEEQQLKTKMLLQVHDELVFEAPADEIEAASKLIKTEMENALKTQVPLLVEIGVGDNWLEAH
- a CDS encoding immunity 22 family protein; its protein translation is MDKEISHFWLGYFKNEEEFYAFVEEDENYYLEEENDDQYVSKFAESQNIKWFDDDFIEYGFEDERLGLVEKFSEYSYADQWLPILEQKLNDLSLDTPVNTIVFASRFVIPNPVSVDGEENKLYYIGEIEFDV
- a CDS encoding MgtC/SapB family protein; the encoded protein is MEFLQDHYVVKNELLLIFISVVLGLLIGAEREYRNKSAGLRTFILVCFGACLFTILSIKIGVANPDRLAANIITGIGFLGAGVIFKGENKIEGITTATTIWATASIGMAVGSGYVYFSLLGTALVLIILSALTYLQSFIDNYNKIREYKVGVTNSADLKHCEELFKKHHLKYLLIKQQYTQGNITATWRLTGKNTHHEGLMKDLVDDAKIIAYQF
- a CDS encoding copper resistance protein NlpE — its product is MKNKTLILGIGAALFLASCSKKETVDTKTSVTDSSATAQPTATDSTAHPVTSAKGDTSENALDWNGTYEAVVPCADCPGIKTSLTLNNDKTFSITEEYLERKSKNEDKGSFTWDATGSMITLKGKTANYKYKVGENMLIQLDMEGKEIDGPNKDLYIFKKK
- a CDS encoding S46 family peptidase, producing MTKKILLSVFLLPAAMAFAQQYGGMWIPTELNEKEMKDLGMKISAKDIFNPQKPSIKDAVVQFNGGCTAEIISPKGLLLTNHHCGFGQIQAHSTVQNDLLSNGFWAKNMNGELPNPGVKVDFIVDIKDVSSQILEGTDHLTEPELTKKINNNIEVYKNSQKIESYQSIMIKPMYYGNKYYAYTIETYKDIRLVGAPPQSIGKFGSDTDNWVWPRHTGDFSMFRIYADKDNKPAEYSKDNVPYVPKHYLPVSIKDKNENDFTFVFGFPGKTTEYLPAVAVEKIMNEIDPAKIAVRDVALKTLDEKMRVDNETRIKYASKYASVANYWKKWIGEVEGLKKSNAVEKKVMYEGSLVSKNPEVKTTLDQLNKLYNEQAPYALNNAYYTEVVKNAETLKLAGDYYDFIATVEAGRMDEKELTKLKTKLASFYKDYSAELDARVTAKLLALYTNKTAPQFLPAGFTKYKDENANIPMLEDMSKNSIITGRTAVNGGTLTADIDKAFSNQDKLIKTLKKDPIYQLYASMKETYMKAADPQYSSMQAKIDALQKKFMAQQMETDKDRKFFPDANSTLRVTYGKVKGSAPRDAVSYGYQTHLAGVMEKYIPGDYEFDVPKKLIELYNKKDFGIYKDKTGDVPVGFTATNHTTGGNSGSPTLDANGNLIGLNFDRQWEGTMSDINYDPRFSRNIMVDTKYILFIVEKFADAKWLVDEMKVIK